A window of the Lolium perenne isolate Kyuss_39 chromosome 7, Kyuss_2.0, whole genome shotgun sequence genome harbors these coding sequences:
- the LOC139833636 gene encoding uncharacterized protein, with translation MVLVTPHDREPMLLYIASTSQVVSIVLVFQREVAGKIHGAQHSVYYLNKVLTPANQRYPHHRKLAYAIWMTTRKLRDYFAEHQIIVVTEAPLKNILTNPDATGRVLPDFFVDWIQSQTSAAPDTSGPWTMYFDSSKRNMGVDAGVVLISPQGDKMKYVLRMNFPPPTNNEVEYEALLHDMRMAKACSTTRLEIYGDSNLIVQQSMNLCDTISDNMTAYREMYRLMECKFEGCELKHINRASNEEADTFANISSTCSAIPDGVFYEVINQRSIKVKSLAPPHSRLPTRGLRPKQLTKTSLSSQDNRFCSSSQFGLNLFLHIYCDMNYATTQ, from the exons ATGGTCCTCGTCACCCCTCACGACAGGGAGCCGATGCTACTTTACATCGCCTCCACAAGCCAGGTGGTCAGTATTGTGCTAGTCTTCCAACGCGAGGTAGCAGGAAAGATTCATGGTGCCCAACATTCTGTTTACTACCTCAACAAAGTACTAACTCCAGCCAACCAGCGGTACCCGCATCACCGGAAGCTGGCATACGCCATATGGATGACAACACGTAAGCTGCGGGACTATTTCGCGGAGCACCAGATCATCGTCGTCACTGAAGCTCCGCTGAAGAACATACTCACCAACCCAGATGCTACGGGTCGG GTCCtcccggacttcttcgtcgactggatcCAGTCACAAACGTCGGCCGCTCCCGATACATCGGGCCCCTGGACCATGTACTTCGATAGTTCGAAGCGAAACATGGGCGTCGACGCTGGCGTCGTCCTCATATCACCCCAAGGCGACAAGATGAAGTACGTACTACGGATGAATTTCCCGCCACCGACAAACAATGAAGTTGAATATGAAGCACTGCTGCACGACATGCGCATGGCAAAAGCATGCAGTACCACACGCCTAGAGATCTACGGGGATTCGAACCTCAttgtgcagcagtcgatgaatctGTGCGATACGATCAGTGACAACATGACCGCCTACCGTGAGATGTACCGCTTAATGGAATGCAAATTCGAAGGCTGCGAATTGAAGCACATCAACAGGGCCAGCAATGAAGAAGCCGATACTTTTGCAAATATCAGCTCCACATGTTCTGCAATTCCGGACGGAGTCTTTTACGAAGTAATCAATCAACGCTCCATCAAGGTCAAATCTCTTGCACCCCCACACAGTCGACTACCGACTCGGGGGCTGCGCCCGAAGCAGCTGACGAAAACTTCATTATCGTCCCAAGACAACAGGTTCTGCTCCTCGAGCCAGTTTGGACTCAACCTTTTCTTGCATATTTACTGTGATATGAACTACGCGACGACCCAGTAG